In one window of Episyrphus balteatus chromosome 3, idEpiBalt1.1, whole genome shotgun sequence DNA:
- the LOC129913104 gene encoding ralA-binding protein 1, with the protein MEFDSPDVEKDFPGLYASETVGGKKKEESDFSEGDHDKISKKDLLIGRRKDKKDKKDRGYAALEGESSPEDDLDANPSKSSKKSKAFKFSSSKSKEKREKSRDKEKVEKDLKDKDEKEKDKDSKDIKDKKREKDKKDKDKKEKTKEKDKKDKKSKAAASEEVLELGDVQPVFSVSVSLATERSRCHDGIDLPLVVRDCIDYLQEHGLRSEQIYKVEPVKTRLQHYKRLYNNRESQGTEDMDVPTACGLLKLFLKELPEPILTTDLIARFEEVSSHPQVTQQEKELKTLLHQLPNCNKNLLSWILLHFDSVIQNEKQNKMNAQSLAMLLSPPLQMSHRLLVTLLCHCPSLFAEVELKKYVPPITSTSPKLPETPSDIQTELSKQESLLAQIHSEMNAGFVSKKREEQLWEVQRIITQLKRKLRVFEKRQEKSTEDQVADTTETCTSITSVNAQNREQISCTKATSDDESMKTLTIPSTESGTNTDTKNTPQDTTDYPSIIPEEQPPIKEATAADEGMYLHENGLLMLPKTHPDYHTLIRLQLENQELINWKNQLQTRISAERAEILRLKKFLVASNSDQPKKQVTCVNDEVGDYDKIIDNYMKENNLLEQKKNILSKQIFEENKELIALQVEYAMQKF; encoded by the exons ATGGAATTTGATAGTCCAGACGTAGAAAAAGATTTCCCTGGTCTTTATGCATCTGAAACAGTTGGTGGTAAAAAGAAGGAAGAAAGTGATT TCAGTGAAGGTGACCATGACAAAATAAGCAAAAAGGATCTCCTAATTGGTCGTCGCAAAGACAAGAAAGACAAAAAAGATCGAGGCTATGCTGCCCTCGAAGGAGAAAGTTCCCCTGAAGATGATTTAGATGCAAA TCCATCAAAGTCTTCAAAGAAAtcaaaggcttttaagttttcatCTTCAAAAAGCAAGGAAAAGCGTGAAAAGTCCCGTGACAAGGAAAAAGTTGAAAAGGATTTAAAAGACAAGGACGAAAAAGAAAAGGATAAAGACTCCAAAGACATCAAGGACAAGAAACGTGAGAAAGACAAAAAGGATaaagataaaaaagaaaaaactaaagaaaaagaTAAGAAAGACAAAAAGTCTAAGGCGGCAGCCAGTGAAGAAGTTCTTGAACTGGGAGATGTTCAGCCAGTTTTTAGTGTGTCTGTTAGTTTGGCAACTGAACGAAGTCGATGTCATGATGGAATTGATTTGCCACTTGTGGTACGCGATTGTATTGACTATCTGCAGGAGCATGGTTTGCGAAGTGAGCAAATTTATAAAGTCGAACCAGTCAAGACAAGACTTCAACATTACAAACGACTCTATAATAATCGAGAATCTCAAGGGACAGAGGATATGGATGTTCCTACAGCTTGTGgacttttgaaattgtttttgaa AGAACTACCCGAACCTATTTTGACTACAGACTTGATAGCACGATTTGAAGAAGTTTCTTCTCATCCTCAAGTTACACAGCAAGAGAAGGAGTTGAAAACTCTTTTGCATCAACTTCCTAATTGCAACAAGAATTTGTTGTCATGGATTCTTTTGCATTTCGATTCAGTTATACAAAAtgagaagcaaaacaaaatgaatGCTCAAAGTCTGGCTATGCTGTTGAGTCCTCCATTGCAAATGTCACATCGTTTATTGGTAACTTTGCTCTGTCACTGCCCAAGTTTGTTTGCTGAAGTTGAATTGAAGAA ataTGTCCCACCTATTACTTCGACAAGTCCAAAACTACCAGAAACTCCAAGTGACATCCAAACCGAGCTTTCCAAACAGGAAAGTCTTCTTGCACAAATACATTCTGAAATGAATGCAGGTTTTGTGTCTAAAAAACGAGAAGAACAACTTTGGGAGGTACAACGCATTATCACACAACTCAAAAGAAAACTACGTGTCTTTGaaaaaagacaagaaaaaaGCACAGAAGATCAAGTAGCTGACACAACAGAAACATGCACATCCATTACTTCAGTAAATGCACAAAATCGAGAACAAATTTCTTGCACGAAAGCAACCTCCGATGATGAGTCGATGAAAACATTAACCATTCCCTCAACAGAATCTGGTACGAATACAgatacaaaaaatacaccacAAGATACAACAGACTATCCGTCTATAATTCCTGAAGAGCAGCCTCCCATTAAAGAAGCTACTGCCGCCGATGAAGGCATGTACCTTCATGAGAATGGTCTTCTTATGTTGCCAAAAACTCATCCAGACTATCATACCTTGATTCGTTTACAGTTGGAAAACCAAGAGCTGATAAATTGGAAGAACCAATTGCAAACAAGAATTAGTGCCGAAAGGGCAGaaattttaagattaaaaaaattcctcgTTGCATCTAATTCAGATCAACCTAAAAAGCAGGTGACTTGCGTCAATGACGAAGTTGGTGATTACGATAAGATAATTGACAATTAtatgaaagaaaataatttgctCGAACAAAAGAAGAATATTTTGTCTAAACagatttttgaagaaaacaaagaatTGATTGCATTGCAAGTTGAATatgcaatgcaaaaattttaa
- the LOC129914365 gene encoding uncharacterized protein LOC129914365, with amino-acid sequence MSAFYLKNEQREHLKLVREKSPEDVVELCKSAFEYLTNGPNSTKYDLLAKKHSTSPEQVRASIEALICLLIDATKANVTDEDFENLRKDGFSSDHVAILMQFVTSKRPFVESSIKWANIKSYRLINLEWRLEVKISSRSLLNQTTVMVTMKLNLHTEPKSENRELINFEDNKIVHENEAKNRKDIIVQTDINNLLHIIDVLEQAMLESKSRRIRNLVEAIH; translated from the coding sequence atgtctgcgttttatttaaaaaacgaaCAACGTGAACACCTAAAACTCGTTCGTGAAAAGTCCCCGGAAGATGTTGTAGAACTATGCAAATCTGCCTTCGAATATCTAACAAACGGACCAAACAGCACCAAGTACGACTTGCTGGCCAAAAAACACTCAACTTCCCCGGAACAAGTACGTGCATCAATCGAAGCCCTAATATGCCTCCTTATCGATGCAACTAAAGCAAATGTTACCGATGAAGATTTTGAAAATCTAAGAAAAGATGGATTTTCTTCTGACCACGTAgcaattttaatgcaatttgTAACAAGCAAACGTCCGTTTGTCGAAAGTTCTATTAAATGGGCCAACATCAAATCATATCGTCTGATAAATTTAGAATGGAGACTTGAAGTGAAAATATCATCGAGGAGTTTATTAAATCAAACAACAGTAATGGTaacaatgaaattaaatttacacACTGAACCGAAAAGCGAGAATCGTGAATTGATAAATTTTGAAGACAACAAAATAGTTCACGAGAATGAGGCGAAGAATCGAAAAGATATCATTGTTCAAACGGATATTAATAATCTTTTGCATATTATTGATGTGCTTGAACAGGCGATGCTGGAATCGAAAAGTCGACGCATCAGAAATCTTGTTGAggcaattcattaa
- the LOC129914136 gene encoding ribosome production factor 2 homolog, giving the protein MSLMRIRKPKTRKGKKILLAREPQVIEGGRNMLFVDGRKCTGDVKLAMKDLHQLKKPLVKVLNRNNDITPFEDPSSLEFLTMKNDCALFVFGSTSKKRPNNLVLGRIFENEVLDMIELGIKQYMSMSEFKNDKIGTCVKPCLVFNGPKWNQTEELRRLRSLLTDTYHKEKVEAIRLQGIEHVMSFTCTEDLTILLRSYKILLKKSGQKTPRIELTEIGPSADFSIRRTRIASEDLYKQARKQPRTLKVTKKKNIARDGLGNTRGRVHLGRQNVTKIQTRRVKGLKKTAEEKKADRLKKKVAAKAKAAKSAEE; this is encoded by the exons atgtCTTTAATGAGAATAAg GAAACCAAAAACCCGCAAGggtaaaaaaattcttttggcAAGAGAGCCCCAGGTAATTGAGGGTGGCCGCAACATGCTATTTGTTGATGGACGTAAGTGTACAGGTGATGTTAAATTAGCCATGAAGGATTTACATCAACTTAAAAAGCCATTGGTTAAAGTTCTGAACCGCAACAATGACATTACTCCTTTTGAAGATCCATCTTCTCTGGAATT TTTAACAATGAAAAACGATTGTGCACTTTTCGTATTCGGTTCTACTTCAAAAAAACGTCCCAACAACTTGGTACTAGGGCGAATCTTTGAAAACGAAGTCCTTGACATGATCGAATTGGGTATAAAACAATACATGTCCATGTCAGagtttaaaaatgataaaatcggTACTTGTGTGAAACCATGTTTGGTATTCAATGGACCCAAATGGAATCAAACCGAAGAATTGAGAAGATTAAGAAGTTTGTTAACTGATACTTACCACAAAGAAAAAGTAGAAGCTATTCGCTTGCAGGGCATTGAACATGTAATGAGTTTCACATGCACCGAAGATCTGACAATACTTTTGAGATCGTATaagattttacttaaaaaatctgGACAAAAAACTCCACGTATTGAACTGACGGAAATTGGGCCATCGGCAGATTTTTCAATTCGTCGCACTCGAATTGCATCTGAAGATTTATATAAACAGGCAAGGAAACAACCGAGAACACTTAAGGTTACAAAGAAGAAGAATATTGCCAGAGATGGTTTGGGTAATACTCGTGGGCGTGTGCATCTTGGTCGTCAAAATGTTACAAAGATTCAGACAAGAAGAGTAAAGGGTCTTAAGAAAACTGCCGAAGAAAAGAAGGCTGATCGACTAAAGAAGAAAGTTGCAGCAAAGGCGAAGGCAGCAAAATCCGCTGAAGAATAA
- the LOC129914876 gene encoding putative tRNA (cytidine(32)/guanosine(34)-2'-O)-methyltransferase 1 yields MGKTSKDKRDIYYRLAKEEGWRARSAFKLLHIDEKFHILKGVTRAVDLCAAPGSWSQVLSKRLYEDRKNEDVKIIAVDLQAMAPLPGVIQIQGDITKLSTANSIIEHFGEKKAQLVICDGAPDVTGLHDIDEYIQSQLLLAALSITTHVLMPGGNFVAKIFRGKDTSLLYSQLRIFFETVSIAKPHSSRNSSIEAFVVCQNYKCPDGYIPQMINPMVDDVKLIASATESEVNKQIIPFVVCGDLRGFDSDMSYSLNLDPDSTYTYREVIQKPISPAYKEILDKLKSCSIKHSAITVDHQQSQSETQSKTAN; encoded by the exons ATGGGTAAAACATCTAAAGACAAGCGTGATATCTATTATCGTTTGGCCAAAGAAGAAGGTTGGCGAGCACGAAGTGCTTTCAAATTGTTACACATCGACGAAAAGTTTCATATCCTAAAAG GTGTAACCAGAGCAGTTGATCTCTGTGCAGCTCCTGGAAGTTGGAGTCAAGTTCTATCAAAACGACTCTATGAAGATCGCAAAAATGAAGATGTCAAAATCATAGCTGTAGACCTCCAGGCAATGGCTCCATTGCCTGGTGTTATACAAATCCAAGGTGATATAACAAAACTAAGCACAGCAAATTCAATAATTGAGCATTTCGGTGAGAAAAAAGCTCAATTGGTCATTTGTGATGGTGCCCCCGATGTGACTGGCCTACATGACATTGACGAATATATACAATCGCAACTATTGCTTGCCGCTCTCAGCATTACAACACATGTTCTAATGCCAGGTGGCAATTTTGTTGCAAAAATCTTCCGTGGCAAAGATACAAGTCTGCTCTATTCTCAATTGAGAATCTTTTTCGAAACTGTATCGATTGCCAAGCCACATAGCTCAAGAAATTCGAGCATTGAAGCTTTTGTTGTGTGTCAAAACTATAAATGTCCCGATGGATATATTCCACAGATGATCAATCCAATGGTGGATGATGTTAAATTAATTGCTAGTGCCACTGAATCGGAAGTCAATAAACAAATTATTCCGTTTGTTGTTTGTGGTGATCTGAGGGGTTTCGATTCAGATATGTCGTATAGTTTAAAT cttGATCCTGATTCAACATACACGTATCGTGAAGTAATTCAAAAACCTATATCACCAGCTTATAAGGAAATTCTAGACAAACTTAAATCTTGTTCCATAAAACATTCGGCCATCACAGTTGATCACCAGCAATCACAATCAGAAACGCAAAGTAAAactgcaaattaa